The window CCAACTTCTTGATTCTATCCTAAATTTTTGCAAACTCAGTAGTGCAAACTGCAAAAACTCCATGAACCCAAGATTAAAAGATTATTAGTTATTATATATTATGCATCAACACTTTTCCTAGATGCTTTGcatatatttctttaaaacaTCTTCTATATCACTGTGCAAGAATGAACTTGGAACGGATCTCTACAATGTTGGAATCCTAGTTTTAGGAGGCCTCGTCTAAACAAAGAATTCATGGTATAGTCTCAATTGTCTTCTAAACTAGTTGGGTTTTCTTCTCCCACTACTACTACAAGAAAAAAGATCTAGGATAActagaaattaagaaaaaaaaaaaaaagacacgCTATAATTGATCTTTTATAGTGTGTTTTGACAAAATGGTGGCAATCCACACTATTAAAAGTATAATGCTTTTCATAGCATCTTTAAAAAGAACgtttacaaaaatagcaaaacgaattatgataatagggctcatgtcactacattttctaaattacaaaagtagTAAAATTTAAATGCGGATAGCTCTTTGATAACCCATGATAACCGTCTGATATATCTATTTACTcgtcatatttgtcatatttgcaacaTGCAAAAAATGTGCTATGagctatttttttctaaatttttttgtcatctgatATAATTTTCCTCTTTAAAATACTATAAAAAGTTCCATCTTTTCATACCATTTGGAAATATATGCTATAATATGCTTGACATTTTTAGAACATTTTTGCAAATTATAAATAGCACATTTTGATCTTTTGTAAAATGTAAGTTTAGCATTTTTGAAGAAAgctataaaaaatatttttatagcCAAAATATGAGGTTATTATTTGTCTATTGTAGGATTTAATTAGTTGCaactataattatttaatttaataaaagtttataataagtctttaaatgttaaaaaaaaattctttttataGCTTTTATCAACTTTTTTAGGAATAGCTTTTATAGCTTTAGCAAATGCTATTATTGCATCTTGTATGGCttctaaattatattttatgttcctctgtgttttttttttacctttatCTTGCTTACAAAATGTAAACTTAAATTATAAAAGGATGATTACAAAAATAGAATATAGATTGTCTGCTCAATAACACACCATCAACGTATATTTGTTGAATTTAATAAGGACAAAAAAGTATTTAATTAGTCGTCAAAGTTTTAGAAACTCAtacatttcttttatatatttatgtcGATGCAATATTCATACCTATGACGAGGCAAACAAAGTctgtataaatttttttttgtaaacaaTTAATTAAGCAACCCCTTCttattttcttcccctttttaAGTTTTATAGATCCCAATGATCAAGACAATACTTTTTTCATGAGATTGGATAAATTGAAGAACACTTCACAACCCTAAACAAGCCCAAAGTAATTGAAATTAAACAAGAACATGCATGGATTACATTTTATTGGCTTCAAAACATAGATTATCAACACACACACATTGCAAAAGCAAAAAAAACAACACACAAAAGCAAATTCTTCAAATAGCtgcatatacatatatatagcaGCAGCTGCTAGGGCATTATTTAGTACTACTACATGGGATAAGttttataatttcaaaataattaatactTCTGGTCTTGAATCAGAGATCTTCTTGTTCTGTGGAAAAGGTGTAGTTATAGCAATTGCTTCCAATATAAATCCCATCATCAAAGTGTTGGATTACAACCTTGCCATTGGTTAGAACATCCCTTTGAGTGTAGGAATATGGAATATCACAAAATCCTTTAGTGGCTAACACTTTGGCTGTAACTTTAGTGTAAGGTGGTACTGTGACTTGGTGTTCAACTTCCCTTCTTGACTTGGTTTCTTTAGTTTCACCCCATGTATATTCCTCTTTGAACTCAGCTGATATTTCTACTTCTTGACTTGATAACTCTGGATTTCCTGATTCAATTGACATTTTCATCCCTAACTTCATCCCCACCGAGTTCGTCCATGTCGACGACTTCGTATCCTCATACCGAAGCTTCAGTTTTTGCAGCTCTGGTTCGCTGTTTCTGTTCACCATCTGTGCGTATATGTTCGAATTTGAATTCTCAAAAATCTCATTTGATAATAActttggtttttttcttttccaaagattgtttttttctgatcttgttttctttttaatctttttccaTTTAAATTCTTAGTCAAATTTTGAAATCAATTTTTAAAAGCATATGGCTTTGTTGAGTGCAATCATACCAATATTAATGTATCCGTTTTTACAGGAGCTTCACCGTTAAGCATGCTAGGACAAACATTTAGGACAAtcgatattttttttaatgttttcaaaTTTACTCACGATTTCCAACAAATATGTGTTCGATAGATAAAATGgatatgtttatgaaattttttctcaatctttGCAAATTAATCCTATAAGTAATATcaagtaaaataaactaaaatatttataacatataacaaaattttggattccaTCGATAATAAAAATCGATAAACTTATATCAAAATGATTAATAAAAGCATATTAATTTCTATATAGggaaataaaattttgttatattttatcaaatttgtattcttttacaattttttttttaaatttattcaaattgattaaagaagaaatagttATGAAACAGAGTTTGAGATATTAGACTAACCTCTTTAGATACCATAGTTATGGGCGTCTCGTCGTAGAACCGAGCATCTAAAACTCGAAAATTGACATCATAAATGGTCCTAGAAATGACAAGTTCTTCAATCTGGAGCTTAGCTTCAGCACTGATGCTGTCCACAGCTGCATTCAAACAATTATCCTTCCCCTCTGTACTCAGCCTCTTGCAAAACTTATCATTCCCTCTGTTTCGAAGTGCCACGCCATGGCCATCGCCAAGCCGAACAGGCCAAAACAGAGTATTCGGATCATCGAAATCACTTTCACTAGCTTTCACATGAATCCAATTAGGATCACGAATCCAAAATTTTTCCAAGTAATCATTTTTAATCCTCACATGTCCATCGGATGTGGTGAAGATTTGGTTTCCCACTCTTGGATCTCCCACATCCGATCCTGAAAACTCTAAATATTTGGTCCCTGAAGAATGGACTTTGAGATAATTTCCATTGTCGCCTTTAAATGCTACATGTTTTGGAAGGACGAATAAGGTGGACCAATCGACTATTGTTAAGAGATCTGACTCGTCGTCTTCGAATCCCGAGCTGTCGGCAAACAGAGCGTCTTGGAACTGGCTTGTGATGTGTTGTCGTAGCTGAATGTATCGGTCGAGTTGTACGTGTTTGAAACGGAAGACGTTTCGATCTTGGTCGTAGATCGGTTGGAACAGTGTCGatgagaattttgttttgtcttcGTTGGGTTCGTTCGCCGTTGCGACAATGTACTTGGATTTCTCCGACCATCGAACCCAATATTTGTTGTTGTAACAACATCTGAAAAGGAAATTTATTTTATGAACGACATATGAGGTATGACCAGAAAAACAAGAGTTCAGAGATATTTAGAGAACGATAAATATAATGCAACACATACACTACCTGACATGAACAAGACCTTTGTTAGATTTCTCTTTAGCTTTTTCGACCTCAAACTTGGCGAAAGGGCTCACGACCTGAGTTCCAGAGAACTTGAGAAACCCATGCATGGTCTTATCGTCGTTAATGTAACGAAGATAACGACCATTTTGCCTCGATTTGAGAGTGAAGTATTTAGGCACTGTGTTTAATTGGCTTTCTTCCTCCATAACTTAACTATatggtttttctttctttctttctttctttcttgtgcTGATTCTTTTAGGTTTGTTGAGGAAGGATTGCTTTGCTTTTATAGTTGTGATGTGGAGAGAGAAGTTTGAGGTATTGTTTTGTGATAAGATATTTTTTGGAGCTCCATGAATTATTGAAGGGAGGAAATGGACAAATaggaattaattaattaatgacaCTGGAAATTAAAGATGAGTTAGAGCAATAGTAATAGATCCAAATTTGCAAGCATTATGAAGtcaaaaaaatgaatgaaaaataaTCCAAACTTTTACCATTAGTCAATAATTGAAAGTCTCTTATTTGATGTGTTGTTACTTCATAACGTAATTTCACTGTATAGATCGATGTCATCGATCAAAAATGTtgaataaatttaaacaatcaaatctgAATTAGAGGTAAAGACGATTAGGTAATAAGTCAACGGTAGAAAAGTtggaattttaattttgaagaagaagaagttagTGAAGACAAGGATGCTTCACTTCATAAAATATaactaaaattttcaatatttcgaaaataatttattctatttttctaCCTTTGAAACAAAAGATTTatactaaattaattaaaaatgatgaaacacaaatttttaattttttttagaaaagataCGGATGGATCGATAGGAACATCTCAACTTAAAAGAATACTCGGAAAGAAATGGCCAAACTTACttgaaaaaatagaataaaataaaagggACAAATGTGTCGGTTTGAAAcacaatttaatttagtccTTACATTTTACTTTGGGAATAATTTTGTCTATGACTGGTAAATAACAATTTAATCCCACCGTAAAAAAATCGTCAAAGTTAAATCccattttttctttattatttactGATGTAAACTTTGTGGACTTGTCGATATATATATACCTAAACTTTGGGGTGTAAAGGTTGTTTGGGTGAGTGCTTGTCTTTCTCATTGTGAGAGTGGTCTTCCTTATAATATATATCACCGCAGGGTTGTGAGCTTTTCACGAAAAGATACCATTCTACCCTACAACGTCGCGACACTGTCAATACAGTTCAAAGGGGAGAGGGCGGAGAGAGGCTTTCCAATCATGGAGGGCAATAGCAGAGGAGATATTATCCTTACAAAAAGTCTTGGGTTTTGTCATTGGTGGAGACAGGAACTTGGAGCCCAAAATTTTAAAGTTCACTTCATTTGTTTTACGTGGGAtaattgcaaatgtagcaatagtcaaaataattaagtatatagcaacatttaaaaaaaaatgcaaatatagcaaaatctgtcaaaatctatcaatgataggagtctatcaccgataaacCATATAGGAAATGttgatctatcactgataaaccataagagtcatcgatagaagtctatcactgataaactttgctatatttgcaatttttttttaaaatattgctacatacttaataattattctaaaacttgttatccattataattacccaaaCAATAAAGTATAAGCcaatacttaaaaaaaaattacaaatatatataacaaaatccgtcaaagtctatcaataatagaaatTTATCACTTATATACTATCTTACAAATATTTGTAACCATAAGAGTCTGTtgacatgaaaaaaaaattgagaggtACTTCACTAgtgttttttctttcaaacaTTTTTTATAAAGTGACAGTAAGCTTATTATATTTCCTTTTATTGAATTGAATATCGCTTTGAATCTTATAGGGTTTGATACCATATTTGATAGTACGTACGgagttttatttcaaaatcaattgaCAATGAGAGTAGAACCTCATATATTTTATAAGAGCGTGAATCCTCTTAATCATTTCAAGGTAGGATTCTTAACATCTCAACAACTTATCTTTTGCAAATGTTTCTCATCTGATTAAGCAAATCACGTTTTTCATGTTCAAAATCACCTCAAGACATACCTAAAATCgctaaaaattaatttagtttaatttaacaCTTCTAGATCCAATCTTCACTATTTCATCAAAATTAGTTTCCATTGATACTTCAAGGCATGTATCGGAGTGAATTTAAAATAGACAAAAGTGATTCTAAACGTTTTCGAATCTCTTCCAAACATCCCTAAAAGGATAGGGTCGAATGTTTTACGGTGGTACAAAcagaaaagaaataagaattCAGCATGTTGGGGGATTCCATATCTTAGTGTGTTTTCTGGAAAATTATTTTACCTTTGTGTAGCAGGAAGGTCCAAAAGTGGGTAAAGACTTGAGAATAAAATTAGCAAAGCTATATCTGAGGATCTTGAAGACCAAATTGAAGCAGATGAGaagttattgttttttttatgcCATTATTCAGCTCAAGGAATCAAACTAAACCCATTGAATTATCTGTAACAACATTATACATTCACTCAAACTTGATGCACTTTTGCAAGGGAATCTCCCAATTAGGTTGTCCATTATTTCATTGTTTTGGCCGAGGGCTATCATCAATTCAACGTGAATAATAGCATGCTGTATTTCGGTCCATATAAGTTTGAACCTATACTTAAGACCATGTGTTCCGCGCACTTGTAAACGTAAACGATCCATAGGAATGAGAAAATGTGGTATCCACTTCTCAAGTTTTGTGGAATTCAAGTTATGTTCAATCACATTCCGGCCGATAGGGCCAATCAGTCGTTTGATTACCATGGATTATATCATGATGTGGAACACCTAGTTCGTACCTCTTTTTGTGTTAACATTCAAGTTTGCCCTTTCTCTCACTTAGACGTCATATGATAAACCCAATATCAATGTTGTTTGTATTTGATGATATCAAATAACAATATCATAACGATTACCAATATTGAATATTAATACCGATTATTCGTgtaaattaaaagaaatgaGTTATGGACAGTCGGTGTGTAtacagttctttttttaagtACTATTTTCACTCTGATTTATGTTTGATTGTTGATATTTTgcttatttatttatctattttgcAAAAATGAAATATACAACTATTGAAATACAGCCATTATCGTCGACTTTGAGCCGTGTTATCGTTTTCCAATTTGATCAATTAGCCTAAAGGCTAAGATCAGATCCACCATTTATGATCCTAAGCTTTCTACACGTTTTGATTGAGTTGAGAGTAAATAATTGGAGTGTATTATTACTTATCCCCAGCCTTgtcttcctttttcttcaaaaatatCTGAAAAAAAAGGACAAATTACACCtcaaataattatttatgtAAACAAAGTGAGAGGGTGAAGCTACCTTCTCATCATCCTATATAAATTAGTTCCTCTTCAATGGAGCTTCAGTTGCACCACAACATttagaaagagaagaagagaaaaaaaaacaaataaaaagaaaaaagatgaatcTTTTCAAAGGAATGGGAAAAGCTGGGACTGACATTTTGGGAGGAGCTGTGAAAGGAGCAGGAAAGGTTGTTGAAACAGTGGGGAATGCGGCTGAGAAGGCGCCTGTCGTTGGTGGCATCGGAACTGTCGTGGAGGGAACCGGAAAGGCTATCGAAAATGTTGGTAAGGCGACTGAGAATTTGGGTGAAAAAGTAtttgaaaacaaagaaaagatcAAGCCGAAAAAAGATCTTAAAGATACTACATTGGACCAAATTAATGAAGATTATTATGGTGATGACTTCCATTTTGACAAAGGCGATTCAAAAGAAAGCGAAAAAGCCCCCGAAGATTTATTGAAGATGCTTAATGCTGAATTGGCACGGCAGCGTGGTGAAGATCAAGACGAAGCCGATGACATAGATGAAGCAGAGAAGGAGTTGATGAAGAGTGATATAAACGATTCAAACtatgaagaagaggaagaagatgaagaatcaGCAAAGGTAATCCCGAAGAACTTCTCCCTCAAATGCGTCCGCAACAACAAATACCTTCGGTATATAAGCGAAAGTGAAAACACGGATGGACTTCTTCGATACTCCGTCAAGAACATCGTTGGCCCGTATTCAAAATTTGCCATCCGCTTATCGAAAAGTAAGCCAGGTTTCTTCCACATAAGATGTTGTTACAACAACAAATTCTGGGTTCGTTTATCCGAAAACTCCGACTACATTGCAGCCATTGccaatgaagaagaagatgatacATCAAAGTGGTCGTGCACTTTGTTTGAACCGATTTTTGTACCGGAGAAAGCCGAACTCTGTTACATTCGTCATGTTCAACTTAACACCTTCCTTTGCATAGCTGAAGGAGCTCCTTTTCCTTACAATGATTGTTTAGTTGCAATAGTAGAAGACATATCAACTATTGATGAGAATCTTGCCCTCTCAGCCCTCATGGAATGTAACAACaccttaaaagaaaaattgttttagagacaATAGTTATAACAAATACATTTGTGTGTGATTGAGAGTGAGATTTTGgtctttttaatcttttttattaGTAGATTTCCTTTTTGCTACTATTTTGCTTCAAATAAATTGATGATAATAATGTAATCTACCAAATACCCAATTAATTCGAATGATATAACAGTATATGCTTTGGATCTTATTCTTGTCCCCAAAATAGTCTCATTTCGTTCATCATCTTCAGTGAGTATTTCAAGTTTGAACTCATATTATTAAAATGAGCATAACTCATTTGATAGAGGCTCTCGATCCAAACCCTAACATATTttcagaaaagaaaatatatttgtaaaacAAGTTCAGAAATatttagagaaaaataaatgcgTTACACACCTGATATGAACAAGCTAAGACCCTTGTTAGATTTCTCTTTAGCCTTTTCAACCTCAAACTTGGCGAAAGGGCTCACGACATGAGTTCCAGAGAACGTGAGAAACCCATGCATGGTCTTATCGTCGTTAATGTAACGAAGATAACGGCCATTTTGCCTCGATCTGAGAGTGAAGTATATTTAGGCACTGTGTTTAATTGGCTTTCTTCCTCCATAATtttgctttcttcttcttcttttttttttttttttggttatgaTTCTTTTAGCTTTGTCGAGGCCGGCCGAGAAGGTGGTTTTGCTTTTGTAGTTTGAGATGTGGAGAGAAGTTGTGCTAAGATATTTTTTGGAGAAGCTCCATGAATTATTGAGGGGAGGTAACAATGAATAAAGAAGAATGACAGACAAAATGAGTGGCCAATAATAACATTATTtgaaaaaacataaaagaagttattataaatgaaaaatgctgaaaatatttataaaatatagtctATTTATAGATTCTATCAATATTCTCATTGATAGACTTCTGTCAAtgtatattgtatcaataaaatctaggttttttttagaaaaaaacaactCATAGCccatcttttttgcatattgcaaatatgataattaattaaatatatcacAACGCTATCAGAGGTCTATccatttttaaatttgctacttttgcaatttagataaataaaattgtatcataaaaaaatagaaaaaatagcATATAGTacatcttttttgcatattgggAATATGACAAATATGCAAGTGATTAATGATATCATACGGTTATCAAAAGGCTATCAGATGATTATCCTCTtataaatttgctacttttgcaatttagaaaatggaTTGACATAAATCTTATtatcatcaatttttttttttttttgctaattTTGCAAACGTCtctttagaaaatgtagtgacataagctctattatcataaatatttttgctatttttgcaaacgccccctaaaatctaacattttgctatattttggtgtttaattttgctattttttaaaatgtatctacctatatataaatattaacttctccctctatataaaaatatacaaaaaataattaacttatatttgaaaattcatATCGGATTGCTAGGAATCCAAGAGTGGGTCTTCCATGACAACTCATTGCACTATCGCCTAGACTTGATATTTGGTTATTCGAAAACATCATATAACGGATTGTAAAAGCATATATTTATGGTCCTATTAATATCGATCCTTTCTTCCTTTGGGTTTCGAATTTGCCATTAAACAACAAAGGAATTAATTAAGCACTTACAAGAGAGCTAGATGAAATGGATTCTGTAAAGAGACCAGGGAAAGCCAGTACTGGAAAAATTGGAGGTGTAGTTCATGGGTCTGGGTTTTCGTTTGAACCACTAGGTGATGAGCCTGGATCGCTGTTCGTCGGGGGTGTAGTGGGCAGAGTTGACGATGATCGAATGGGGAAGGTGATCGAGATCAAGGCCAGGGAGGTGACCGAGAATTTGTTTGGAGAAAAGAAATATGAAGATCAGAAGCAAAGAGATGAGTTGAGTGACCTCTATGTTCCGCTCGAGGGAGAAGACAGAAAAAAGAGTTGTTATGAGGACAATTTAGGATACGCAATAGCATATGCTCAGGAAAAGGTGATGGAGATCAATAGAACACACAATTAATTCGCTGTGTGTGTTGGTTTTGCTCTCCTTTTCATCATTTCCTTTTTCCTTCTCCCCTTTTTTCTTCATTCTGTCAAGTTTGATgcaattaaattttttaaggCTATATATATAGTCTTAATTAATTGTTTGtgtgttatttttttatttcgCCTATGTTTCAAAGTgtttgtaatttaattaatttcaccAAAGTTTTAAATTGATTTAAGAGTTATTGTGGAATTATCAAAAATCACTTTTGACATACCGAAAGCCACTTTTCTTCTAATAACAGTATTTGTGATcctatatcatgcatatataTGACAATGATGAAAAAGtgattaaatttattattggttcttaattaattattacttaattaatggattaaaattatataaaattgtcattttaatttcaaatttttaatataaacataattttgattcatatatatattttttagtatATTTGTGTGTATGTGAATTCTGATTCTCGAGAACCTTATTCCCCAAGTATCGTATTTTCTCAATATTTGTTATTCTCAACCACATCCATAAACTTTAAACCAAATTCCTAAAAGTGATTCCTAGTGAATCACTAGTTGGAAAGCCTAACAAGTTGAATTCGAGTGATTTTTGGTAAGTGACGATtgtgtttttattaatttgtcCATTTTTATTTACAAACACCCTTTATATCCATTCTTCTATAAACCTTATGCAAACGTCCTTCTATAGTGATTCCAAGTTAATCACCCGGTAAAAGGTAATATTCAAGTGATTTTTGTTAAGTAATTGTGATTTTAAAAAgcttattatttcatatttaaaatagaaaaattatatcggtataaatgacaaaattgttgaaaatatttacaaatataacaaaattttatagtATTTagtgatagacattgatagaaatCTATTAGTATGTGTCATCGTCTATCAATATATATGATAATAGTGATTTATCAATATCTATTAGTGATATTTTGCcatatttatttttgttcttgttgttatatttggaaaagaaaatattttaaaatatgatcTTGATGATCATTTAATCTAATGTAATAGAGAGTTATGCAAGCATACTAGTAGTATAATTTTGTGTCGTCTATAGGTAAGAAAGCATTTGTTGATAATATTTGATCGAGTAAGTGAAAAATTATTAAAGGGAAGCTAAATGAATGTTTTgtgataaaaatatttattgtaaaattataaatggttttatattctataaaaaataagaattgaaactaaaataatatataaacacacattaaatttaaa is drawn from Cucumis melo cultivar AY chromosome 11, USDA_Cmelo_AY_1.0, whole genome shotgun sequence and contains these coding sequences:
- the LOC103498960 gene encoding uncharacterized protein LOC103498960 codes for the protein MEEESQLNTVPKYFTLKSRQNGRYLRYINDDKTMHGFLKFSGTQVVSPFAKFEVEKAKEKSNKGLVHVRCCYNNKYWVRWSEKSKYIVATANEPNEDKTKFSSTLFQPIYDQDRNVFRFKHVQLDRYIQLRQHITSQFQDALFADSSGFEDDESDLLTIVDWSTLFVLPKHVAFKGDNGNYLKVHSSGTKYLEFSGSDVGDPRVGNQIFTTSDGHVRIKNDYLEKFWIRDPNWIHVKASESDFDDPNTLFWPVRLGDGHGVALRNRGNDKFCKRLSTEGKDNCLNAAVDSISAEAKLQIEELVISRTIYDVNFRVLDARFYDETPITMVSKEMVNRNSEPELQKLKLRYEDTKSSTWTNSVGMKLGMKMSIESGNPELSSQEVEISAEFKEEYTWGETKETKSRREVEHQVTVPPYTKVTAKVLATKGFCDIPYSYTQRDVLTNGKVVIQHFDDGIYIGSNCYNYTFSTEQEDL